A DNA window from Micromonospora sp. NBC_01739 contains the following coding sequences:
- a CDS encoding right-handed parallel beta-helix repeat-containing protein: MSNYLANNDDRPTPKRRRKLWVASGVAGLTGVVSIAAVGVAGAGAVGGSDGVKWSTTQQVIRDDVQGEAEHGKEAEHDGKKRDRDRHDERAREVPCDSDKLIEAITLANNRNGATLRLAEHCTYKLTRHDKWGNGLPKITQPITLKGDKTKIERDATAKPFRILNVGPGGELTLKGLTIKGGQTGPAKKVSAPEPRKTWSQFSGSGEATDAVQGGKPLATALQAAPKAPAETDAAAVPATAQVDGEQEWQSEEQVEAEGDWEPGRFDGAGLLVQPGGRADVHDTEFVENQSGANGGAVANYGQTLLHESRVVDNTAFLFGGGILNVGVLNIEKSAVKNNQAIIGGAGISNGLVKFKPHKDKLHHAGIDNGTLYVEKSEIEGNETTGFGGGILDIGGQTSVKHSKVSDNAALIAGGGILAAKKSQLTLAHSTVAKNSTAGVGGGLAVVDWSTATVDDSAIKDNVAGFFGAGLFNEDSKTTLRDTEVTGNRAVGPFAVGGGIFNKGGWVYLTKTEVAHNSARNKPGGVFTNNDGVVLDDKSVITDNRPTNCLGSPVIPDGCFG; the protein is encoded by the coding sequence ATGTCCAACTACCTAGCGAACAACGATGATCGGCCGACGCCGAAGCGTCGCCGCAAGCTCTGGGTGGCCAGCGGCGTTGCCGGATTGACCGGCGTGGTCAGCATCGCCGCGGTCGGCGTCGCTGGTGCCGGGGCGGTCGGCGGCAGTGACGGGGTGAAGTGGTCGACCACCCAGCAGGTCATCCGCGACGACGTCCAGGGCGAAGCGGAACACGGCAAGGAGGCGGAACACGACGGCAAGAAGCGGGACCGCGATCGGCACGATGAGCGGGCGAGGGAGGTGCCCTGCGACAGCGACAAGCTGATCGAGGCGATCACCCTCGCCAACAACAGGAACGGTGCCACCCTGAGGCTGGCCGAGCACTGCACCTACAAGCTCACCCGGCACGACAAGTGGGGCAACGGCCTACCGAAGATCACCCAACCGATCACCCTCAAGGGCGACAAAACCAAGATCGAGCGGGATGCCACGGCCAAGCCGTTCCGCATTCTCAATGTCGGTCCCGGCGGGGAACTCACCCTCAAGGGCCTGACCATCAAGGGCGGCCAGACCGGGCCGGCCAAGAAGGTCTCGGCGCCGGAGCCGCGGAAGACGTGGTCACAGTTCTCGGGTTCGGGCGAGGCGACGGACGCCGTACAGGGCGGCAAGCCGCTGGCCACCGCGTTGCAGGCCGCGCCGAAGGCGCCGGCCGAGACCGACGCGGCGGCGGTGCCCGCCACCGCCCAGGTCGACGGGGAGCAGGAGTGGCAGTCCGAGGAGCAGGTCGAGGCCGAGGGCGACTGGGAGCCGGGCCGTTTTGACGGCGCGGGCCTGCTGGTGCAGCCGGGCGGCCGGGCCGATGTCCACGACACCGAGTTCGTCGAGAACCAGTCCGGTGCCAACGGTGGTGCCGTGGCCAACTACGGCCAGACCCTGCTCCACGAGAGCCGCGTCGTCGACAACACCGCCTTCCTCTTCGGCGGCGGCATCCTCAACGTCGGCGTCCTCAACATCGAGAAGTCGGCGGTGAAGAACAACCAGGCGATCATCGGCGGTGCGGGCATCTCCAACGGTCTGGTCAAGTTCAAGCCGCACAAGGACAAGCTGCACCACGCCGGCATCGACAACGGCACGTTGTACGTCGAGAAGTCCGAGATCGAGGGGAACGAGACCACCGGCTTCGGCGGCGGCATCCTCGACATCGGCGGTCAGACCTCCGTCAAGCACTCGAAGGTTTCCGACAACGCCGCGCTGATCGCCGGTGGCGGCATCCTCGCGGCCAAGAAGAGCCAGCTCACCCTGGCGCACAGCACGGTCGCGAAGAACAGCACCGCAGGTGTCGGCGGCGGCCTGGCAGTGGTCGACTGGAGCACCGCCACGGTCGACGACAGCGCCATCAAGGACAACGTCGCCGGGTTCTTCGGCGCCGGCCTGTTCAACGAGGACAGCAAGACCACGCTGCGGGACACCGAGGTCACCGGCAACCGTGCCGTCGGCCCGTTCGCTGTCGGCGGTGGCATCTTCAACAAGGGCGGCTGGGTCTACCTGACCAAGACCGAGGTGGCCCACAACTCCGCCCGCAACAAGCCGGGCGGCGTCTTCACCAACAACGACGGCGTGGTGTTGGACGACAAGTCCGTCATCACCGACAACCGTCCCACCAACTGCCTCGGCAGCCCGGTGATTCCGGACGGCTGCTTCGGCTGA
- a CDS encoding right-handed parallel beta-helix repeat-containing protein has product MAAGVAGLTGVVGLAAVGGVAARNQKSGERQQASNMPASAPKQHVSDADKAEETGGAESGKGDRGDRHGKGDQDGKGKRFDGRERVKEVPCDTDKLIDAITLANRTDGATLKLAEHCTYTLTRHDEWGNGLPRINQPITLKGDKTRIERDPTAKPFRILNVGPGGELTLKGLTIKGGQLKDDKKKDDSKPRVRWGSKGETTAPTATPEAADAAPGTPAVAPQAAAAPRAAAAPAAAPGAGEPGSEVTPAPWPTGGHGHTPTEGAGLLVHQGGRAVVEHSTFVQNHAAGDGGAIANFGATRIDGTLIERNSAGGFGGGIFNAGALQVEQSEVVRNSAEEGGGGIANGSSDKYGIEGGTVYIFKSKISHNRTAGDGGGLADNGGTTSASHSEFTDNTAGSDVGGVLANVDSQLTLKHVLVAKNSTQGRAGGIGIGAGTKAVIEHSLVKENVSDGDGGGIFNFGFTVLRDTEVLANQAVGGYAQAGGIYNDGGKVSLIRSKVAFNFSTKKPGGIFTNNDRVDIDSKSTVVDNRPTNCLGSPVIPDRCFG; this is encoded by the coding sequence GTGGCCGCCGGGGTAGCCGGCTTGACCGGCGTCGTCGGCCTGGCCGCCGTGGGCGGCGTGGCCGCCCGTAACCAGAAGTCCGGCGAGCGGCAACAGGCGTCGAACATGCCGGCGTCGGCACCGAAACAGCACGTCAGCGACGCGGACAAGGCCGAGGAGACCGGTGGCGCGGAGTCCGGCAAGGGCGACCGAGGCGACCGGCACGGCAAGGGCGACCAGGACGGCAAGGGCAAGCGCTTCGACGGTCGAGAACGGGTGAAGGAGGTGCCGTGCGACACCGACAAGCTGATCGACGCGATCACCCTGGCCAACCGGACCGACGGCGCGACCCTGAAGCTGGCCGAGCACTGCACCTACACGCTGACCCGGCACGACGAGTGGGGTAACGGCCTGCCACGGATCAATCAGCCGATCACCCTCAAGGGCGACAAGACCCGGATCGAGCGGGATCCGACGGCCAAGCCGTTCCGCATCCTCAACGTCGGCCCTGGCGGGGAACTCACCCTCAAGGGCCTGACCATCAAGGGCGGCCAGCTCAAGGACGACAAGAAGAAGGACGACTCGAAGCCCCGCGTACGGTGGGGGTCGAAGGGGGAAACGACGGCTCCCACGGCCACGCCGGAGGCGGCTGACGCCGCGCCCGGGACACCGGCGGTCGCCCCCCAGGCAGCAGCCGCGCCTCGGGCGGCAGCGGCACCGGCGGCCGCGCCCGGAGCCGGCGAGCCCGGCTCGGAGGTGACGCCGGCTCCGTGGCCCACCGGCGGGCACGGGCACACGCCCACCGAGGGCGCGGGTCTCCTGGTCCACCAGGGTGGTCGCGCCGTCGTCGAGCACAGCACCTTCGTACAGAATCACGCGGCCGGCGACGGCGGTGCCATCGCCAACTTCGGCGCCACCCGCATCGACGGGACCCTGATCGAGCGCAACAGCGCCGGTGGCTTCGGCGGCGGCATCTTCAACGCCGGAGCTCTCCAGGTCGAGCAGTCCGAGGTGGTTCGCAACAGCGCCGAGGAAGGCGGCGGCGGCATCGCCAACGGCTCGTCCGACAAGTACGGGATCGAGGGCGGCACCGTCTACATCTTCAAGAGCAAGATCAGTCACAACCGGACCGCGGGTGACGGTGGCGGCCTGGCCGACAACGGCGGGACCACCTCGGCCAGCCACAGCGAGTTCACCGACAACACCGCGGGCTCCGATGTCGGCGGTGTGCTCGCCAACGTCGACAGCCAGCTGACCCTCAAGCACGTGCTCGTCGCGAAGAACTCCACCCAGGGCCGGGCCGGCGGCATCGGCATCGGTGCGGGCACCAAGGCCGTCATCGAGCACAGCCTCGTCAAGGAGAACGTCTCCGACGGCGACGGTGGCGGAATCTTCAACTTCGGCTTCACGGTGCTGCGGGACACCGAGGTACTCGCCAACCAGGCGGTCGGCGGGTACGCACAGGCCGGCGGGATCTACAACGACGGCGGCAAGGTCAGTCTGATCCGGTCGAAGGTGGCCTTCAACTTCTCCACCAAGAAGCCGGGCGGCATCTTCACCAACAACGACCGCGTCGACATCGACAGCAAATCCACGGTCGTCGACAATCGCCCGACCAACTGCCTCGGCAGCCCGGTCATTCCGGACCGCTGCTTCGGCTGA
- a CDS encoding aminopeptidase P family protein — MTEERTDGKPADGTESHDPDFPPAFLAFMRQGWRDTTLPVGPRPEVPNYAKRRAALSAAFPGETLVIPTGGEKIRANDTEYRFRPGSDFAYLTGDHDPDSVLVLRPNGSGHDPILYMRPRSSRENDEFFRSRHGELWVGRRHTLSEKSTELGLPTVDLAELDSALAELAPARTRVLRGFDPRVDAAVRAYDGPREEGQPARDRELAIAISEQKLVKDEWEISQLQEAIDATVRGFEDVARVLPADRGVSERLLEGIFALRARHDGNDVGYGSIVGAGEHATILHWVHNHGVTRPGELLLMDMGVEGRNLYTADVTRVLPVNGRFTPLQRQVYDIVYASQQAGIDVIKPGVAFKEVHLTCMRVLAEGLADLGLLPVSVDEAMDENSTVYRRWTLHGFGHMLGIDVHDCSNARKEAYRDGNLGEGYVLTVEPGLYFQPEDELVPEELRGVGIRIEDDILVTDSGAVNLSAGLPRRSDEVETWLAEQREAGLRLPG, encoded by the coding sequence ATGACCGAGGAACGCACCGACGGCAAGCCGGCCGACGGCACCGAGTCACACGACCCGGACTTCCCCCCGGCGTTCCTGGCGTTCATGCGGCAGGGTTGGCGGGACACCACCCTGCCGGTAGGCCCCCGACCGGAGGTGCCGAACTACGCCAAGCGGCGAGCCGCGCTGTCGGCCGCCTTCCCGGGCGAGACCCTGGTGATCCCCACCGGCGGGGAGAAGATCCGCGCCAACGACACCGAGTACCGGTTCCGTCCGGGCAGCGACTTCGCGTACCTGACCGGCGACCACGACCCGGACAGCGTCCTGGTGCTGCGGCCCAACGGTTCCGGGCACGACCCGATCCTGTACATGCGGCCCCGCAGCTCGCGGGAGAACGACGAGTTCTTCCGCAGCCGGCACGGCGAGCTGTGGGTGGGCCGACGGCACACCCTCAGCGAGAAGTCCACCGAGCTGGGCCTGCCCACGGTGGATCTGGCCGAGCTGGACTCGGCGCTGGCCGAGCTGGCCCCGGCGCGTACCCGGGTGCTGCGCGGTTTCGACCCCCGGGTGGACGCCGCGGTCCGCGCCTACGACGGTCCGCGCGAGGAGGGTCAGCCGGCCCGGGACCGGGAGCTGGCCATCGCCATCTCCGAGCAGAAGCTCGTCAAGGACGAGTGGGAGATCAGCCAGTTGCAGGAGGCGATCGACGCCACCGTACGCGGCTTCGAGGATGTGGCCCGGGTGCTGCCGGCCGACCGGGGGGTCTCGGAGCGGCTGCTGGAGGGGATCTTCGCCCTGCGGGCCCGGCACGACGGCAACGACGTCGGCTACGGCTCGATCGTCGGCGCCGGGGAGCACGCCACGATCCTGCACTGGGTGCACAACCACGGGGTCACCCGGCCGGGCGAACTGCTGCTGATGGACATGGGGGTGGAGGGCCGCAACCTCTACACCGCCGATGTGACCCGGGTGCTGCCGGTCAACGGCCGGTTCACCCCCCTCCAGCGGCAGGTCTACGACATCGTGTACGCCTCGCAGCAGGCCGGCATCGACGTCATCAAGCCGGGGGTGGCCTTCAAGGAGGTCCACCTGACCTGTATGCGGGTGCTCGCCGAGGGCCTGGCCGACCTGGGGCTGCTGCCGGTGAGCGTGGACGAGGCCATGGACGAGAACTCCACCGTCTACCGCCGGTGGACCCTGCACGGCTTCGGCCACATGCTCGGCATCGACGTGCACGACTGCTCCAACGCCCGCAAGGAGGCTTACCGCGACGGCAACCTGGGCGAGGGATATGTGCTCACGGTCGAGCCGGGGCTGTACTTCCAGCCCGAGGACGAGCTGGTCCCCGAGGAACTGCGGGGGGTCGGCATCCGGATCGAGGACGACATCCTGGTCACCGACTCCGGTGCGGTGAACCTGTCGGCGGGTCTGCCCCGCCGCTCCGACGAGGTGGAGACCTGGCTGGCCGAGCAGCGCGAGGCGGGCCTGCGCCTGCCCGGCTGA
- the asnB gene encoding asparagine synthase (glutamine-hydrolyzing) produces MCGLLAFFSARGDAAAHRDSIAGALECLHHRGPDETGVEVVGDATGQYADGVFAHKRLAIIDVALSHEPLPYADGRYLLTFNGEIYNYIELREELIREHGARFATNGDGEVIVAGYHYWGEQVLTRLRGMFAFVIWDRQARRAFGARDYYGIKPLHYLETADGLYLASEKKALLPFAHSAHIGDAGVDTANLSHYLTLQYVPEPGTLHKQISRIGSGEYLTWSPGGRIDIRRWYRPVFRPAPVADEQQLYHEIRETLRESVRMHMRSDVPVGSFLSSGIDSTAVVALAREFNPNILTFTVGYDVPGYSEIDVAQESARHLDVTTIPTKIGPQDMIDALPKIVWHLDDPVADPALVPLYFVAKKAAEHVTVVLSGEGADEFFGGYTIYREPLSLSGVNGLPGGVQKGLRAVSKAIPQGVKGKSFLERGTTPIEQRYYGNARMFTEEEKQHLLRRYDPSVRYTDVTAPIYAECTELDDVTKMQYVDLYTWLRGDILVKADRISMAHSLEVRVPFLDRAVFEVAAKIPVELKLPPRSDTTKYAMRQALQGVVPPAIVNRKKLGFPTPTRVWLRGEMYEWARHVLSTSGAGDLLDLSYALRLLEEHKREEADHSRKVWTVLIFCIWHAIFVAKTLDPGIQRNQSALLTKPVVGSMVR; encoded by the coding sequence ATGTGCGGACTCCTGGCTTTTTTCAGTGCGCGCGGCGACGCCGCCGCTCACCGCGACAGCATCGCCGGAGCGTTGGAATGCCTGCACCACCGCGGCCCGGACGAGACCGGTGTCGAGGTGGTCGGGGACGCCACCGGCCAGTACGCGGACGGGGTCTTCGCCCACAAGCGGTTGGCGATCATCGACGTCGCGCTCAGCCATGAGCCGCTGCCCTACGCCGACGGGCGCTACCTGCTGACCTTCAACGGCGAGATCTACAACTACATCGAGCTGCGCGAGGAGCTGATCCGCGAGCACGGGGCCCGGTTCGCCACCAACGGTGACGGGGAGGTGATCGTCGCCGGCTACCACTACTGGGGCGAGCAGGTGCTCACCCGGCTACGGGGCATGTTCGCCTTCGTCATCTGGGATCGGCAGGCCCGCCGCGCCTTCGGCGCCCGGGACTACTACGGCATCAAGCCGCTGCACTACCTGGAGACCGCCGACGGGCTCTACCTCGCCTCGGAGAAGAAGGCCCTGCTGCCCTTCGCGCACTCCGCGCACATCGGCGACGCCGGGGTCGACACGGCCAACCTCAGCCACTACCTGACCCTGCAGTACGTCCCCGAGCCGGGCACCCTGCACAAGCAGATCAGTCGGATCGGGTCGGGGGAGTACCTCACCTGGTCCCCCGGTGGCCGGATCGACATCCGCCGCTGGTACCGCCCGGTGTTCCGGCCCGCCCCGGTCGCCGACGAGCAGCAGCTCTACCACGAGATCCGGGAGACCCTGCGGGAGAGCGTACGGATGCACATGCGCTCGGACGTGCCGGTCGGCTCCTTCCTGTCCAGCGGCATCGACTCCACCGCGGTGGTGGCCCTGGCCCGGGAGTTCAACCCGAACATCCTCACCTTCACGGTCGGCTACGACGTCCCGGGCTACTCGGAGATCGATGTCGCCCAGGAGTCGGCCCGGCACCTCGACGTGACCACCATCCCGACCAAGATCGGGCCGCAGGACATGATCGACGCGCTGCCGAAGATCGTCTGGCACCTGGACGACCCGGTGGCCGACCCGGCCCTGGTGCCGCTCTACTTCGTCGCCAAGAAGGCCGCCGAGCACGTCACCGTGGTGCTCTCCGGCGAGGGGGCCGACGAGTTCTTCGGCGGGTACACCATCTACCGGGAACCCCTCTCCCTGAGCGGCGTCAACGGGCTGCCCGGCGGGGTGCAGAAGGGCCTGCGGGCGGTGTCCAAGGCCATCCCGCAGGGGGTCAAGGGCAAGAGCTTCCTGGAGCGCGGCACCACCCCGATCGAGCAGCGCTACTACGGCAACGCCCGGATGTTCACCGAGGAGGAGAAGCAGCACCTGCTGCGCCGCTACGACCCCTCGGTGCGCTACACCGACGTCACCGCCCCGATCTACGCCGAGTGCACCGAGCTGGACGACGTCACCAAGATGCAGTACGTCGACCTCTACACCTGGCTGCGCGGCGACATCCTGGTCAAGGCCGACCGGATCTCCATGGCGCACTCCCTGGAGGTGCGGGTGCCCTTCCTCGACCGGGCGGTCTTCGAGGTGGCGGCCAAGATCCCGGTGGAGTTGAAGCTGCCACCCCGCTCGGACACCACCAAGTACGCCATGCGTCAGGCGTTGCAGGGGGTGGTGCCGCCGGCCATCGTCAACCGCAAGAAGCTCGGCTTCCCGACCCCCACCCGGGTCTGGTTGCGTGGCGAGATGTACGAGTGGGCCCGGCACGTGCTGAGCACCTCCGGCGCCGGTGACCTGCTCGACCTGTCGTACGCCCTGCGCCTGCTGGAGGAGCACAAGCGGGAGGAGGCCGACCACTCCCGCAAGGTGTGGACCGTGCTGATCTTCTGCATCTGGCACGCCATCTTCGTGGCGAAGACCCTGGACCCGGGCATCCAGCGCAACCAGTCCGCCCTGCTCACCAAGCCGGTCGTCGGCTCGATGGTCCGCTGA
- a CDS encoding helix-turn-helix transcriptional regulator has product MNSQTDVDRRQPPTISTPRFVGRDREMRALFGALGQPPAVVLLEGEAGIGKTRLLREFLASPSGQGHRALVGSCPPLREPYTLGAVVDAVREGVGNVAGLRLSGLAGALRPLFPEWAADLPPAPEPIEDPTAARHRLFRAFVELLGRLDVAVLALEDVHWADDATLEFLLFLVSRRPQPASIVVTYRPEELPADSLLLRLSSRLPADARLSRVELEPLSVDDTAAFVSSMLADEHVSAEFAAFLHQRTDGVPMAVEESIRLMRERADLVRLAGGWARRRLSHIEVPPTIRDAVLERVARLRPDTVAILRAAAVLAAPADYLTLNAVAGLPPERAGVAAAEALGCGLLREDRRGKVSYRHSLACRAVYEAVAVPERHLMHLRAGRALEGSVLPPVAQLAHHFRQAGETEAWCRYAEQAADLAAQSGDAATAALLLHRLVTSVDLPVESLVRLVMKIQFQPLPDADPYSDIVGVLRSALRKEALTSQQEAAVRFQLGRVLMVAGAWEEARLEVEQATVNLAPDSEQAARARIFLALSPGTARLTEEQLRQLREVPAATLSITPYERLRLLQERTFALLMLGEETAWAEVQQLPQESADPRQRGLIAASHANIAEMAMRWGRYDEARLRLAKARDLADRYQLEMLFGAIAVIEAHLDWFTGAWAGLADRAAALMAAPDGVWLRDQREAALVAGLLHALTGDREQAERHLLVAGRDDQQRIESTAALARLRLRDGCVEEALRITEEPGEVALRNGIWARGAEIAPVRVEALVAAGRIDQADDLVGAFQRALGDAPAPAPQASLALCRAILTEARGQAARAAELFADAVAAWQALPRPYDALLTRERHARCLLTVGQPDVALPMLAETARALTELGAGIDADRILQALQEYGWKGGMTRGRGRPSYGNQLSPREREVARLLVGGWTNRQIADELMVSTQTVSSQIKSAMRKLQVASRTGLALKIMELGLVEHEALPPAQDEKIQPPSGGTK; this is encoded by the coding sequence ATGAACAGCCAAACTGATGTCGATCGTCGTCAACCGCCAACGATCTCCACTCCTCGTTTCGTGGGGCGGGACCGCGAGATGCGGGCGTTGTTCGGCGCACTCGGACAACCGCCCGCCGTGGTCCTGCTGGAGGGGGAGGCCGGCATCGGCAAGACCCGGCTGTTGCGGGAGTTCCTGGCATCTCCATCCGGTCAGGGTCACCGGGCCCTCGTCGGTTCCTGCCCACCCCTACGTGAGCCCTACACCCTCGGCGCAGTGGTCGACGCGGTGCGCGAAGGCGTCGGCAATGTCGCCGGGCTGCGGCTGAGCGGCCTGGCCGGAGCGCTTCGGCCGTTGTTTCCCGAATGGGCGGCCGACCTGCCACCCGCACCGGAGCCGATCGAGGATCCGACGGCGGCGCGGCACCGACTCTTCCGCGCCTTCGTCGAGTTGCTCGGCCGCCTCGACGTAGCTGTGCTGGCGCTCGAGGACGTGCACTGGGCCGACGACGCCACCCTTGAGTTCCTGCTGTTCCTGGTCTCGCGCCGCCCCCAGCCGGCGAGCATAGTCGTGACCTACCGGCCCGAAGAGCTACCGGCCGACTCGTTGCTCCTGCGGCTGTCCTCTCGGCTGCCCGCCGACGCTCGCCTGTCCAGGGTGGAACTCGAGCCGCTGTCAGTCGATGACACGGCCGCCTTCGTCTCCTCGATGCTGGCCGACGAGCACGTCTCCGCCGAGTTCGCGGCCTTCCTGCACCAACGCACCGACGGCGTACCCATGGCGGTGGAGGAATCGATACGCCTGATGCGGGAACGTGCCGACCTGGTCCGCCTCGCCGGCGGCTGGGCGCGCCGTCGGCTGAGCCACATCGAGGTGCCGCCGACGATCCGTGACGCCGTGCTCGAACGTGTCGCCCGACTGCGGCCCGACACCGTCGCCATCCTGCGTGCCGCCGCGGTGCTCGCCGCCCCCGCCGATTACCTGACCCTCAACGCGGTCGCCGGTCTGCCGCCGGAGCGGGCCGGCGTCGCCGCGGCGGAGGCGCTCGGCTGCGGCCTGCTGCGCGAGGACCGGCGTGGGAAGGTGTCGTACCGCCACTCCCTGGCCTGCCGCGCGGTGTACGAGGCCGTCGCGGTGCCGGAACGCCACCTCATGCATCTGCGGGCCGGCAGGGCACTGGAAGGATCGGTGCTGCCGCCGGTGGCGCAGTTGGCCCACCACTTCCGGCAGGCCGGCGAGACCGAGGCATGGTGCCGATACGCCGAACAGGCAGCCGACCTCGCCGCCCAATCCGGTGACGCGGCCACGGCCGCACTCCTGCTGCACCGGCTGGTCACCAGCGTTGACCTGCCGGTCGAATCGCTGGTGCGGCTCGTGATGAAAATCCAGTTCCAGCCGTTGCCCGACGCAGACCCGTATTCGGACATCGTCGGTGTCCTGCGGTCCGCGCTGCGGAAGGAAGCGCTGACGTCGCAGCAGGAAGCAGCGGTACGTTTTCAGCTCGGCCGGGTCCTCATGGTGGCGGGTGCCTGGGAGGAGGCCCGACTCGAGGTCGAGCAGGCGACGGTCAATCTGGCGCCGGACTCGGAGCAGGCCGCGCGAGCACGGATCTTTCTTGCCCTTTCTCCCGGCACCGCCCGGCTGACCGAGGAGCAGCTGCGTCAGCTGCGCGAGGTACCGGCGGCCACGTTGTCGATCACGCCATACGAGCGACTACGCCTGCTCCAGGAGCGGACGTTCGCGCTGCTCATGCTCGGCGAGGAGACCGCCTGGGCCGAGGTGCAGCAGCTTCCCCAGGAGAGCGCGGATCCTCGCCAACGTGGGCTGATCGCGGCGAGCCACGCGAATATCGCCGAGATGGCGATGCGTTGGGGTCGATACGACGAGGCCCGCCTGCGACTGGCCAAGGCCAGAGACCTTGCCGACAGATACCAGCTTGAGATGCTGTTCGGCGCCATCGCGGTAATCGAGGCACACCTGGACTGGTTCACCGGCGCCTGGGCCGGCCTGGCGGACCGGGCCGCCGCACTGATGGCCGCGCCCGACGGGGTGTGGCTGAGGGACCAGCGCGAGGCGGCCCTGGTGGCAGGCCTGCTGCATGCGCTCACCGGAGACCGGGAACAGGCGGAACGCCATCTGCTCGTTGCCGGCAGGGACGATCAGCAACGCATCGAATCCACGGCAGCGCTGGCCCGACTGCGACTGCGCGACGGATGCGTCGAGGAAGCGCTCCGCATAACCGAGGAGCCCGGAGAAGTAGCACTACGCAACGGAATCTGGGCGCGTGGCGCGGAAATCGCGCCCGTGCGGGTTGAGGCTCTGGTTGCCGCTGGTCGAATCGACCAGGCCGACGATCTGGTCGGCGCCTTTCAACGCGCCCTGGGCGACGCGCCCGCCCCGGCACCGCAGGCGTCCCTGGCGCTGTGTCGCGCGATCCTCACCGAAGCCCGCGGGCAGGCCGCCCGGGCCGCCGAGCTGTTCGCTGACGCGGTCGCAGCGTGGCAGGCGTTGCCTCGCCCGTACGATGCGCTGCTCACCCGGGAGCGCCACGCCCGCTGCCTGCTCACCGTCGGCCAACCCGACGTGGCCTTGCCGATGCTCGCCGAGACAGCACGGGCCCTGACGGAACTGGGCGCCGGCATCGACGCCGACCGGATCTTGCAGGCTTTGCAGGAGTACGGGTGGAAAGGCGGCATGACGCGGGGCCGTGGCCGGCCGAGCTACGGCAACCAACTGTCGCCGCGCGAGCGTGAAGTGGCCCGCCTGCTGGTCGGTGGGTGGACGAACCGCCAGATCGCCGACGAGCTGATGGTGTCCACGCAGACCGTCTCCAGCCAGATCAAGTCGGCCATGCGCAAGTTGCAGGTGGCCTCCCGCACGGGACTCGCACTCAAGATCATGGAACTTGGCCTCGTCGAGCATGAGGCACTTCCGCCGGCGCAGGACGAAAAAATTCAGCCCCCGTCAGGCGGCACGAAATAA